The window CTCGGCGCCCGGCTGCGTCGGCACCTCGGCACCGGGCACGACGGCGGACGGCTGCGTGCCCGCGGCGACGTCGCCACCGGTGAGGTTCTGGATCGCGCTCGCCCGTTCGGCGCGGATCTGCGCCGCTTCCTCGGCGGACTTCTGCGATCCACATCCCGTCATGGCCAACGCCGCGCACACGACGACGGCCAGGTAGCGCATGGAACTTCGCGTCATCGGGAAACCTCCAGAGTGTCGGCGAGGTACGCCTTCTCGATGACCTCACCGGACAACGTGTCCCGCGGGTCTCCGGATCGGACGACGTGGCCCTTGTCCAGGACGTAGGCCCGATCGGCCACGGTCGCCACCAGGTCGACGTACTGCTCGACGATGAGCAGCGCGAGACCGTCGGCGGCGAGCCGGCGAAAGGTGTCGTAGAGGGACTCGCACACGATCGGCGAGAGGCCGAACGACGGCTCGTCGAGGAGGAGCAGTCGTGGCTTGGCCATCAGGGCCCGGGCGACCACGAGCATCTGCTGCTCGCCGCCCGACATGCTGCCGGCGTTCTGACGCAGTCGAGTGCGCAGCACCGGGAAGTACTCCATGGCCTCGTCCATGGCCGACCGTGACTGACGGCGGCTCAGGCGGCGGACATGAGCGCCGACCTCCAGGTTCTCCGCCACGCTGAGGTGGGGGAACAGTCCCCGGCCCTCGGGAACGTGCACCAGGCCGCGGGCGACCAGGTCCTCGGTGGTGGTCGTACGGCGGAGGGGTTCCCCGTCGAGCCGCACCGACCCGGCCCGCGCGCGGATCATGGCGCTCGCGACCCGCAGCGTCGAGGTCTTGCCGGCACCGTTGCGTCCCAGCAGGGCGACCGTCTCCCCGGCCTGCACCGTCAGATCGATGCCGCCCAGGGCGCGCACCGATCCGTACCCGGCCTCGACTCCCTGGAGCTCAAGCATGACCGGCTCCCAGCGTGCCCAGGTAGATCCGCCGGACCTCGGGGTCGACGAGCACGTCGGCCGGGAGTCCGGATCTCAGCAGGCGACCCTGATTGAGCACGTGGACGTAGTCGGCGAAGGGCCGGACGAACGACATGTCGTGCTCGACCACGAGCACCGAGACGCCGAGTCGATCGACGATGCGCACGATGAGGTGTCCGAGTTCGGCCGTCTCCTCGGCGTCCATGCCGGCGGACGGCTCGTCGAGCAGCAGCAGGCGCGGACCGGCGGCGAGTGCCCGCGCGAGTTCGACGTGACGCCGCTTGCCGTACGGCAGATTGCCGGCCAGCTCACGCGTGTAGGGACCGAGGTCGCAGAGACCGATCGCACGGACGGCGACCTCACGCAGCCGCTCGTCGGCCTGGAAGACACCGGGCACCGGCGCCATCGCGCGGAGGAACCCCCACCTCACGTACTGCGTCGTGCCGAGCAGGACGTTGTCCAGCACGGTCGCGGTGTCGACGAGTTCGAGGTTCTGGAAGGTGCGGGCCAGCCCGCGACGTGCCCGGTCGCTGACCGAGCTCCGGGTGATGTCCCGGTCCTCGAAGAGGATCGTCCCCGCGGCCGGGGTGATGGCGCCGGAGACGACATTGAACATCGTCGTCTTGCCGGCGCCGTTCGGTCCGATGAGGGCGGTGACGCAACCCCGCGGAACGACCAGGGAGACCGAGTCGTTCGCCGTCACCCCGCCGAAGCGCACGGTCACGTCCTCGACACGGAGCAGCGGATCACCGAGCGGCCGCGGGGTGCGCGCCTCGGTCACCGCCGGCGCGGGACGCACCCCGGCGTCGATCCGGCGCCGCAGCGCGGTGTCCGCGCGGCCCCGGAGCAGGCGGCGCGCCGCGGGCGGTCGTCGGGTGGCGGAGGGCGTGGTCATCAGCGGCGGTCCGCAGC of the Sporichthya polymorpha DSM 43042 genome contains:
- a CDS encoding ABC transporter ATP-binding protein, with protein sequence MLELQGVEAGYGSVRALGGIDLTVQAGETVALLGRNGAGKTSTLRVASAMIRARAGSVRLDGEPLRRTTTTEDLVARGLVHVPEGRGLFPHLSVAENLEVGAHVRRLSRRQSRSAMDEAMEYFPVLRTRLRQNAGSMSGGEQQMLVVARALMAKPRLLLLDEPSFGLSPIVCESLYDTFRRLAADGLALLIVEQYVDLVATVADRAYVLDKGHVVRSGDPRDTLSGEVIEKAYLADTLEVSR
- a CDS encoding ABC transporter ATP-binding protein — translated: MTTPSATRRPPAARRLLRGRADTALRRRIDAGVRPAPAVTEARTPRPLGDPLLRVEDVTVRFGGVTANDSVSLVVPRGCVTALIGPNGAGKTTMFNVVSGAITPAAGTILFEDRDITRSSVSDRARRGLARTFQNLELVDTATVLDNVLLGTTQYVRWGFLRAMAPVPGVFQADERLREVAVRAIGLCDLGPYTRELAGNLPYGKRRHVELARALAAGPRLLLLDEPSAGMDAEETAELGHLIVRIVDRLGVSVLVVEHDMSFVRPFADYVHVLNQGRLLRSGLPADVLVDPEVRRIYLGTLGAGHA